Proteins encoded by one window of Phycisphaerae bacterium:
- a CDS encoding site-2 protease family protein encodes MLDSINVADLAVRLPIVLLALTLHEFSHAYFAYRMGDPTAYRMGRVSLNPLRHLDPLGTLCLLFAPIGWAKPVPVNPLNFDDPRKGDLVTTAAGPGSNLVQALVWALLLRAVLHWWPDGPTSVSGRFELRDVVLLFCLYGTAINVGLAVFNCLPLYPLDGFHILLQLTKPESQQRLAQTAVYGPFIILGIVLLGRAGEADILSTLINRPTMFVLKHVAGWE; translated from the coding sequence GTGCTCGATTCCATCAATGTTGCTGATTTAGCCGTCCGGTTGCCGATCGTGCTTCTGGCTCTCACGTTGCACGAGTTTTCCCACGCGTACTTTGCCTACCGCATGGGGGACCCGACGGCTTACAGGATGGGCCGAGTCAGTCTCAACCCGTTGCGGCATCTGGACCCCTTGGGCACTCTCTGTCTGCTGTTCGCTCCGATCGGCTGGGCCAAGCCGGTGCCGGTCAACCCGCTGAACTTCGACGATCCGAGAAAAGGTGATCTTGTGACGACGGCGGCCGGGCCGGGGAGCAACCTCGTGCAAGCCCTTGTGTGGGCCCTCCTGCTCCGTGCTGTTCTCCACTGGTGGCCGGACGGCCCGACGTCCGTGAGCGGCAGGTTTGAGCTTCGGGACGTCGTTCTTCTCTTTTGCCTTTACGGAACCGCCATTAACGTCGGCTTGGCGGTGTTCAATTGTCTTCCACTCTACCCCCTTGACGGCTTTCATATTCTCCTCCAACTGACCAAGCCCGAGTCACAGCAACGGCTCGCCCAGACCGCCGTGTACGGTCCCTTTATCATCCTGGGCATCGTGTTGCTGGGACGCGCCGGCGAAGCCGATATACTGTCGACTTTAATAAACCGACCGACGATGTTCGTGCTCAAGCACGTCGCCGGCTGGGAGTGA